In one window of Gudongella oleilytica DNA:
- a CDS encoding DUF5050 domain-containing protein → MRRKNSMIILIGKRLLFFSVPLIAALYFVYEVIFGLDFSFSWMFASMYAAIIGLSTALNYRHMVIDESVESFEKLEAQISKGRWNVVEKEENRLVLRPKFDFPYNKLGKDVVEAEYSNGSVKMSGPHYYLDKLVKDIRGKGSIWTRRATSVITALLILILVSIPILGEMGMFWKIKMIRHNSFVKKVEEIEFKNTSKPGNSVVNTNNYGYGAEDGENIYYVEDHLNLIKADKDLKNRTYLIQKPSGSGINRLNIVDDWIYYMSGQSINRIKTDGTVNEIIYKQGYLLDINIEGGWIYFINFSDRFYIYRMDLNGRGLERFLDVESSDISIYNGRLYFSHEQKDEDKGSIESIGLDGSDRRIELEDYARDIVIDGSYMYFISDDYGLYRANMDDSSAPELLVGQKISSFTITDMGIFYSIHGEEVGYPGDGLYLIQKDGTGNQMYYETFSVEGLTKVGKWLLFHSFEDNQYPTLKRIDLDSGEIELVD, encoded by the coding sequence ATGAGACGGAAGAATAGCATGATCATACTTATTGGGAAAAGGCTCCTTTTTTTCTCAGTTCCATTGATTGCAGCCCTATACTTTGTTTACGAGGTAATATTTGGCCTCGACTTTAGCTTCTCCTGGATGTTTGCTTCCATGTACGCAGCAATCATAGGTTTATCTACTGCGCTAAACTACAGACACATGGTGATAGACGAAAGCGTAGAGTCCTTTGAAAAATTAGAAGCTCAAATTTCCAAGGGAAGATGGAATGTTGTTGAAAAAGAAGAGAACAGGCTGGTACTAAGACCAAAATTCGACTTTCCATACAATAAACTTGGCAAGGATGTGGTGGAGGCTGAATATTCCAACGGATCGGTCAAAATGTCTGGACCACATTACTACCTGGATAAGCTCGTTAAGGATATAAGGGGGAAGGGTAGCATCTGGACAAGGAGAGCGACCAGTGTGATTACAGCTCTTCTAATACTAATCTTGGTATCTATTCCTATTCTTGGCGAAATGGGGATGTTCTGGAAGATCAAGATGATAAGACACAACTCCTTCGTGAAGAAGGTTGAGGAGATAGAATTTAAGAATACCTCCAAACCGGGCAATTCAGTGGTGAACACCAATAACTACGGTTATGGGGCAGAGGATGGGGAGAATATTTACTATGTTGAAGACCACCTAAACCTTATAAAAGCAGACAAGGATCTTAAAAACAGGACTTATCTCATCCAAAAGCCCAGTGGAAGCGGTATTAACAGACTAAATATCGTCGACGACTGGATATATTATATGAGTGGACAAAGCATTAACAGGATAAAGACTGACGGAACTGTTAATGAGATAATATATAAACAAGGATATTTACTGGATATAAACATAGAGGGCGGATGGATATACTTCATAAATTTTTCTGACAGATTCTATATTTACAGGATGGACCTTAACGGAAGAGGCCTCGAGAGATTTCTGGATGTCGAGTCCTCAGATATTTCAATTTATAATGGCAGGCTATACTTTAGCCATGAGCAGAAGGATGAGGACAAGGGATCGATCGAAAGCATCGGGCTGGATGGGAGTGACCGGAGGATAGAACTTGAGGATTATGCAAGGGATATCGTCATAGATGGCAGCTATATGTACTTCATCAGTGATGATTATGGGCTTTATAGGGCAAATATGGATGATTCGAGTGCTCCGGAGTTATTGGTTGGGCAAAAGATATCGTCGTTTACCATTACGGACATGGGAATATTCTACTCAATCCACGGAGAAGAGGTCGGGTACCCGGGAGATGGCCTGTACCTTATCCAAAAGGACGGTACAGGAAATCAGATGTACTATGAAACCTTCAGTGTTGAGGGCTTGACCAAGGTAGGGAAATGGTTATTGTTCCATTCCTTTGAAGACAACCAGTACCCAACTCTAAAGAGGATAGATCTTGATAGTGGAGAGATAGAGCTTGTCGATTGA
- the dnaX gene encoding DNA polymerase III subunit gamma/tau, whose amino-acid sequence MYQAIYRKYRPKTFDELLGQIHVTTILKNQIIKGNVGHAYLFSGTRGTGKTSAAKIFSRAVNCLDPKDGNPCNKCDICKGILDESIMDVIEMDAASNRKIEDIRELREKVVYPPSRAKYKVYIIDEVHMLTNEAFNALLKTLEEPPKHLIFLLATTEPERLPPTILSRCQRFDFKRLTSRDMEDSMRKISLEMGVEVDDKVFKLIASNSDGAMRDALSLLDQCIAFDDKKVTYDDALKILGIANKELIFKMVDSIKEEKLDEVLQLIDHIIQEGKDTSLFLKDLIHHYRNLMIAKTSADPEQLIDWGEVEVCKRQSGEMELSYIMRSLQILADADTSMKWSTQPRIILEMAAIRLVGLNNERSLEERVKALEDGIALPIQKPSQTPVKKTEKSPESKPAVEEKKETPKTSEVKRPDESIEKPGLDIESIKKAWPRFLQTVKTRKMSIYALVMEGEVAQVNGNRITLAYKDGFEFHKDAVNKPQNKEFLEGILVEFFGQPVELMILMKSCVPDNSGNYPEKSIEATKEEVIKEAVDFFGKDIVKFK is encoded by the coding sequence ATGTATCAGGCAATTTACAGGAAATACAGACCCAAGACCTTTGACGAGCTTCTTGGGCAGATACATGTCACTACGATACTTAAAAATCAAATAATAAAGGGCAATGTCGGGCACGCCTACCTTTTTTCAGGGACAAGGGGAACAGGGAAGACATCAGCAGCAAAGATATTCTCAAGGGCGGTCAATTGCCTGGATCCGAAGGATGGCAACCCCTGCAATAAATGTGATATTTGTAAGGGGATCCTCGATGAAAGTATAATGGATGTCATAGAAATGGATGCTGCAAGCAACAGGAAGATCGAGGATATAAGAGAACTCAGGGAGAAGGTCGTCTATCCGCCATCAAGGGCAAAATACAAGGTCTATATAATAGACGAGGTCCATATGCTTACCAACGAGGCCTTCAATGCTTTGCTGAAGACCCTTGAGGAGCCCCCGAAGCACTTGATATTCTTGCTTGCTACCACAGAGCCTGAAAGACTACCCCCCACCATACTTTCAAGATGTCAGCGGTTTGATTTCAAACGACTGACCTCAAGGGACATGGAGGACAGTATGAGGAAGATCTCACTTGAGATGGGAGTAGAGGTCGATGATAAGGTATTCAAGCTTATAGCATCCAATTCCGACGGAGCTATGAGAGACGCATTAAGTCTTCTTGACCAATGCATAGCCTTCGACGACAAAAAAGTAACCTATGATGATGCCTTAAAGATCCTTGGGATAGCAAACAAGGAGCTCATCTTCAAAATGGTAGACTCCATAAAAGAGGAGAAGCTTGATGAGGTACTTCAGCTGATCGACCATATAATACAGGAAGGGAAGGACACTTCACTTTTCCTGAAGGACCTGATCCATCATTACAGAAATCTTATGATCGCCAAGACCTCCGCCGACCCGGAGCAGTTGATAGACTGGGGAGAGGTGGAGGTATGCAAAAGGCAGTCAGGTGAAATGGAGCTGAGCTACATAATGAGGTCACTCCAGATACTTGCAGATGCTGACACAAGCATGAAATGGTCTACCCAACCAAGAATAATACTCGAGATGGCAGCAATAAGGCTGGTCGGACTCAATAATGAGAGGTCACTTGAGGAGAGAGTCAAAGCCCTTGAGGATGGAATAGCTTTGCCTATTCAAAAACCTAGTCAGACACCGGTAAAGAAAACTGAAAAATCCCCTGAGTCAAAGCCTGCTGTGGAGGAGAAGAAGGAAACACCTAAAACCTCTGAGGTGAAAAGACCTGATGAATCTATAGAGAAGCCAGGTCTTGACATAGAGTCCATAAAAAAGGCATGGCCAAGGTTCCTTCAAACGGTAAAGACGCGTAAGATGAGTATATATGCTCTTGTTATGGAGGGAGAGGTGGCTCAGGTAAATGGGAACAGGATCACTCTTGCCTATAAGGATGGCTTTGAGTTCCATAAAGATGCTGTAAACAAACCGCAGAACAAAGAATTTCTTGAAGGAATACTCGTTGAATTTTTCGGACAGCCAGTGGAGCTGATGATCCTTATGAAGTCTTGTGTTCCGGATAATTCAGGGAACTATCCTGAAAAGTCAATTGAGGCTACGAAGGAAGAGGTAATTAAGGAAGCAGTCGATTTTTTCGGTAAAGATATAGTCAAATTCAAATAA
- a CDS encoding YbaB/EbfC family nucleoid-associated protein, with translation MARGGYPGMGGNMNNMMKQMQKMQKKMEEIQAEIDAKELEATAGGGAVKVTVNGKREVLDIEIDQSVVDPEDVEMLQDLVLAAVNEGLRKAEQYAADEMKKVTGGMNIPGLF, from the coding sequence ATGGCAAGAGGCGGATACCCGGGAATGGGTGGAAATATGAACAATATGATGAAGCAAATGCAGAAGATGCAAAAGAAGATGGAGGAGATCCAGGCGGAGATAGATGCAAAGGAGCTTGAGGCAACAGCTGGTGGAGGAGCAGTGAAGGTAACTGTCAATGGAAAGAGAGAGGTTCTGGACATAGAGATAGACCAGTCAGTTGTCGATCCGGAGGATGTGGAAATGCTTCAGGATCTAGTGCTTGCAGCTGTAAATGAGGGCCTTAGAAAGGCAGAGCAATATGCTGCTGACGAAATGAAAAAGGTTACGGGAGGCATGAATATCCCAGGACTGTTCTAA
- the recR gene encoding recombination mediator RecR translates to MDHYALPIANLIDQFSKLPGIGRKSAQRLAFYVLEMDSEEAVKLSSAILEAKERIGFCQVCGNLTDKPVCNICSNTGRDKSLICVVEGPRDIVAMEKSREYKGLYHVLHGTISPMENIGPQDIKIKELLNRLGDDTVKEVVIATNPTVEGEATALYISRLIKPLGVKVTRIAHGIPVGGDLEYFDEITLARAMEGRREM, encoded by the coding sequence ATGGATCACTACGCCTTACCTATAGCAAATCTAATAGACCAGTTTTCAAAGCTTCCGGGGATAGGAAGAAAATCTGCCCAGAGGCTTGCTTTTTATGTACTTGAGATGGATTCTGAGGAGGCTGTAAAGCTTTCTTCTGCTATTCTTGAGGCAAAGGAGAGGATAGGTTTTTGCCAGGTCTGTGGAAACCTAACCGATAAACCGGTATGCAATATATGCAGCAATACAGGAAGGGACAAATCTCTTATTTGTGTGGTTGAGGGACCAAGGGATATTGTAGCCATGGAGAAGAGCAGGGAGTATAAGGGATTATACCATGTGCTCCACGGAACGATTTCTCCCATGGAAAACATAGGACCTCAGGATATAAAGATCAAGGAGCTCCTGAACAGACTGGGAGACGACACGGTAAAGGAAGTGGTCATCGCAACAAATCCAACAGTTGAGGGTGAAGCAACTGCACTTTATATTTCAAGGCTGATAAAGCCCTTGGGAGTCAAGGTCACAAGAATAGCCCATGGAATTCCCGTCGGAGGAGATTTGGAATACTTTGATGAGATTACTTTGGCACGTGCAATGGAAGGTCGCAGAGAAATGTAA
- a CDS encoding alpha/beta hydrolase, with the protein MFETDERMVTIDEFYSNILNNTREINIYLPPSYFKSTDKFYPVLYMHDGQNIFDGKRAYAGVGWMVHETHDELVKRGLLRELIIVGIDNIGHDRLSEYAHFNGRYKGERINARGRLYEGFLIEELKPVIDKNFRTLAGPEDTGLMGSSMGGLVTFNIGFRHPDVFGRLGIISPSFWWSTQENIKTIYMNQDAIENSRMWMDMGTREGSLDKSFDKVVEHILSLYDSSKGSIEAHWIIGAAHTETDWQRRVHWPLIHLFGLD; encoded by the coding sequence ATGTTCGAAACGGATGAGCGCATGGTTACAATAGATGAGTTTTACTCAAATATTCTAAACAACACCAGAGAGATTAATATATACTTACCACCGAGCTATTTTAAATCCACCGATAAATTTTACCCTGTGCTATACATGCATGATGGCCAGAATATATTTGACGGCAAAAGAGCCTATGCGGGAGTGGGATGGATGGTACATGAAACCCATGATGAGCTGGTCAAAAGGGGTTTGCTAAGAGAGCTAATAATAGTCGGGATCGACAACATTGGACATGACAGGCTAAGCGAATACGCCCACTTTAATGGCAGATATAAAGGAGAAAGGATAAATGCCAGGGGAAGACTATATGAAGGCTTCCTTATAGAAGAGCTGAAGCCTGTTATCGATAAGAACTTCAGGACATTGGCAGGTCCAGAGGATACAGGTCTTATGGGATCATCAATGGGAGGGCTGGTTACATTCAACATTGGTTTTCGGCATCCCGATGTGTTCGGAAGGCTTGGAATAATATCTCCTTCGTTCTGGTGGAGCACTCAGGAAAACATCAAGACAATTTACATGAATCAGGATGCAATTGAAAATAGCCGTATGTGGATGGACATGGGAACAAGAGAGGGAAGCCTGGATAAATCCTTTGACAAGGTCGTTGAACATATACTAAGCCTGTACGACAGCTCAAAGGGAAGCATTGAAGCCCATTGGATAATAGGAGCAGCCCATACAGAGACTGATTGGCAAAGGCGAGTGCACTGGCCTTTGATCCATCTATTTGGGCTTGATTGA
- a CDS encoding PhzF family phenazine biosynthesis protein — MKQYVVDAFTDKVFGGNPAAACVMDRWLGDDTMLNIAEENNLSETAYAFKEGSDYRLRWFTPGGEIDLCGHATLATAYVITRFYEPEADEVRFQTRSGLLTVVKKGDLLEMDFPSDKLKKVEVTDEMAEAIGVRPLEAYMSRDLLCILPTEDDVRSAAPDMEKIKKLDGLLLHISAKGKEYDIVSRSFAPKLDIPEDPVCGSGHCHIVPFWAVSGGKDKIVA, encoded by the coding sequence TTGAAGCAGTATGTTGTGGATGCATTTACTGACAAGGTATTTGGAGGCAACCCAGCTGCCGCTTGTGTAATGGACCGGTGGCTTGGTGACGATACAATGCTAAATATCGCAGAGGAGAACAACCTGTCCGAAACGGCATATGCATTCAAGGAAGGCTCAGATTACAGACTTCGCTGGTTTACACCAGGGGGAGAGATCGATCTGTGCGGACATGCTACACTTGCAACAGCCTATGTGATAACAAGATTCTACGAACCTGAGGCAGATGAGGTCAGATTTCAGACTCGCAGCGGCCTTCTTACAGTTGTTAAGAAGGGGGATCTATTGGAGATGGATTTCCCATCAGATAAGCTTAAAAAGGTAGAAGTCACAGATGAAATGGCGGAGGCTATCGGTGTAAGACCATTAGAGGCGTATATGAGCAGAGACCTGCTGTGTATCCTGCCAACTGAAGATGACGTAAGGAGTGCAGCTCCTGATATGGAAAAGATTAAAAAGCTTGACGGACTTCTCCTGCATATTTCAGCTAAGGGAAAAGAGTACGACATCGTATCAAGATCCTTTGCGCCTAAGCTTGATATACCCGAGGATCCTGTTTGCGGTTCAGGTCACTGCCATATAGTGCCATTTTGGGCTGTAAGTGGTGGGAAGGACAAGATAGTTGCCTAA
- a CDS encoding nitroreductase family protein, whose translation MIRDLIIKNRTYRRFYQNVEITEKELLEFIDLARLSSTGANMQQLKYIISNTADKNELIFQELKWAAYLKDWDGPVEGEKPSAYIVMVVDKEISSNIFWNHGIACQSILLGAVEKGYGGCMFGGFNKENLKNKLNVPDRYEILLVIALGKPKEKVVLEDIGPDGDVKYWRDENGVHHVPKRSLEELILKL comes from the coding sequence GTGATTAGAGACCTGATCATCAAAAACAGGACATACAGAAGGTTTTACCAGAATGTTGAGATCACCGAGAAGGAGCTGTTGGAATTCATAGACCTTGCCAGACTTTCATCTACTGGCGCCAATATGCAGCAGCTGAAGTACATCATATCAAATACTGCAGACAAAAATGAATTGATATTTCAGGAGCTGAAGTGGGCGGCCTATCTTAAGGATTGGGACGGTCCAGTTGAAGGGGAGAAGCCTTCAGCCTATATAGTTATGGTTGTCGACAAGGAAATCAGCTCCAACATATTCTGGAATCATGGTATCGCATGTCAGAGCATTCTTCTTGGGGCCGTCGAAAAGGGCTATGGAGGTTGTATGTTTGGAGGCTTCAATAAAGAAAATCTTAAGAATAAGCTGAATGTCCCAGATCGATATGAAATACTACTTGTAATAGCACTGGGTAAACCCAAGGAAAAGGTGGTTTTGGAGGATATCGGACCGGATGGGGATGTAAAGTATTGGAGAGATGAGAACGGAGTTCATCACGTTCCTAAGAGAAGTCTTGAGGAGCTGATCCTGAAGCTGTAA
- a CDS encoding CD3072 family TudS-related putative desulfidase, with translation MERSKKVILSAHCVLNQNTVVEPLARSKGAHKDIVQLIMAKAIGIHQLPCPEFRYLGLGRPPMTKEEYDTPEFRKLCKELASDSIRIVLEYEKSGYDIVGLLGINQSPTCSITGLRGIFMEELLSLLEGEGIILKTFEVPEDYYDGDRGSDFIDHIAGQIE, from the coding sequence ATGGAGAGAAGCAAGAAGGTAATATTATCAGCACACTGTGTATTGAATCAGAATACAGTCGTCGAGCCTCTTGCAAGATCAAAAGGAGCACATAAGGATATTGTTCAATTGATCATGGCTAAGGCTATTGGTATTCACCAGCTGCCTTGTCCGGAATTCAGGTATCTTGGTCTTGGAAGGCCGCCAATGACTAAGGAAGAATATGATACGCCAGAATTCAGGAAGCTTTGTAAAGAACTTGCTTCTGATTCGATTAGAATCGTACTTGAATATGAAAAGTCAGGTTATGATATAGTGGGTCTATTAGGAATAAACCAAAGTCCTACCTGCTCCATAACAGGTTTAAGAGGCATATTTATGGAAGAATTGCTTTCTCTGTTAGAGGGTGAAGGGATCATTTTGAAGACTTTTGAAGTACCTGAAGATTATTATGATGGAGATCGAGGTAGTGACTTTATAGACCATATAGCTGGACAAATCGAGTAA
- a CDS encoding CD3073 family putative ECF transporter S component, whose product MNGKKNTSAMIFAALGIAINIVLGSVANFLSIPLVFLDTIGTIFTAAIFGPWWGALTGGLTNLVQGVISDPRNIPFALVNIAVGLIVGFIARKYKFNLKTAVITGMILAVVAPLIGTPIATYVYGGITGDFNDVIFTWLVQSGQKIFTAAFIPRIASNIVDKILSSVLVALLIKRLPSNLINGAK is encoded by the coding sequence ATGAATGGTAAAAAGAACACCTCAGCTATGATATTTGCAGCTCTTGGAATAGCTATCAACATTGTTTTAGGATCTGTGGCAAATTTTTTAAGCATCCCGCTTGTTTTTCTTGATACAATTGGAACAATATTTACAGCTGCAATATTTGGACCATGGTGGGGAGCATTGACGGGCGGCCTTACAAACTTGGTTCAAGGGGTAATAAGCGACCCAAGAAATATTCCATTTGCACTTGTGAACATAGCGGTCGGTTTAATTGTTGGATTCATAGCTAGAAAATACAAGTTTAACCTTAAGACAGCAGTAATAACAGGGATGATTTTAGCCGTAGTTGCACCATTGATCGGTACTCCAATAGCTACATATGTCTACGGAGGCATAACCGGTGACTTCAATGACGTAATATTTACCTGGTTGGTACAATCAGGGCAGAAAATATTCACAGCAGCCTTTATCCCAAGAATTGCCAGCAATATAGTTGATAAGATCCTAAGCTCAGTATTAGTAGCACTTCTTATTAAGAGACTTCCTTCAAATTTAATCAACGGTGCTAAGTAA
- a CDS encoding GNAT family N-acetyltransferase produces the protein MPRLFGESIVLREYRWEDLDGIRNWVNDSEVTQFLSGLFLYPHTLHQSENYLRMMIEQKSEARGFVIADKDTLEYIGQIDLIKVDWVTRKATLGIVIGRKELHGKGIGTEAIKLLLDFAFNQLNLNKVDLTVRDYNKRGIRCYEKCGFVEEGRLREDYYINGKYTDTVLMGCLKREFLLLNIKK, from the coding sequence ATGCCAAGACTTTTTGGAGAAAGTATAGTGCTTAGGGAATACAGGTGGGAAGATCTCGACGGGATCAGAAACTGGGTAAACGATAGTGAGGTAACACAGTTTTTAAGCGGATTATTTCTATACCCTCACACGCTGCATCAGTCAGAAAACTACTTGAGAATGATGATTGAGCAAAAATCAGAGGCAAGAGGTTTTGTTATTGCAGACAAGGACACTCTGGAGTATATAGGTCAGATCGACCTGATCAAGGTAGACTGGGTAACCAGAAAGGCGACGCTTGGGATAGTGATTGGCAGGAAGGAGCTCCATGGGAAGGGTATTGGAACCGAGGCAATCAAGCTTCTTCTCGATTTTGCATTTAACCAGCTTAACCTTAACAAGGTGGATCTGACAGTAAGGGATTACAATAAAAGAGGCATCAGATGCTATGAAAAATGCGGCTTTGTTGAAGAAGGGAGACTTAGAGAGGATTACTACATCAACGGAAAATATACTGACACAGTACTTATGGGCTGCCTGAAGAGGGAGTTTTTGTTGTTAAATATTAAGAAATAA
- a CDS encoding GNAT family N-acetyltransferase: protein MPLKRQYETKRLILRTLDEGDAGKVLQFYLKNREFLKEWETERTEDYFTLDYQRLLIQKEQIVMEHGGSLRLWIFKKEDPETAIGSLGFDNIVMGCFRSCFMGYKIDKDEINKGYITEAARKGIEIMFDQFGLHRIEANIMPRNLRSLRVAEKLGFHNEGLAVKYLKINGKWEDHIHMVLLNEKLEREDRL, encoded by the coding sequence GTGCCTTTGAAAAGACAGTATGAAACAAAGAGGCTTATCCTGAGGACACTTGATGAGGGGGATGCCGGCAAGGTCCTTCAATTTTACCTGAAAAACAGGGAATTCCTGAAGGAATGGGAAACAGAGAGAACTGAGGATTACTTCACTTTGGATTATCAAAGGCTTCTTATACAAAAGGAACAAATAGTAATGGAGCATGGTGGTTCCTTAAGACTTTGGATATTCAAAAAGGAAGACCCCGAGACAGCAATTGGTTCTCTTGGCTTTGACAACATAGTTATGGGTTGCTTCAGATCCTGCTTTATGGGCTACAAAATAGATAAGGATGAGATAAACAAAGGTTATATCACGGAGGCAGCAAGAAAGGGGATCGAGATAATGTTTGACCAGTTTGGTCTGCACAGGATCGAAGCAAATATAATGCCGCGAAATTTAAGGTCTCTTAGGGTGGCTGAGAAGCTGGGCTTCCATAACGAAGGACTTGCAGTCAAATATCTAAAGATCAATGGGAAATGGGAGGACCACATACATATGGTCCTATTGAATGAAAAACTTGAGAGGGAGGACAGATTGTAA
- a CDS encoding RluA family pseudouridine synthase, whose translation MDILKIFEDKYILAAVKPSGIAAQGDKTGDEDLMTILGGQLFLVHRLDRPVGGVILYAKTQTAASRLSRQIAEKTIQKEYLAIVTGTPAAPEGELIDNLKKLRTVNMSKVVPPETPGSKEARLTYRLMETVQTEDLGSLSLLSIKLHTGRHHQIRVQLSNAGIPIWGDTKYNRIFMKRKGWSKIALWSNKLSFKHPDDNRLIELNSIPPYEEPWSIFNSLGDREVCL comes from the coding sequence ATGGACATATTGAAAATATTTGAAGATAAGTATATATTGGCAGCGGTAAAGCCCTCGGGGATTGCCGCCCAGGGTGATAAAACAGGGGACGAGGATCTTATGACCATACTTGGGGGGCAGCTTTTTCTCGTCCATAGACTGGACAGACCTGTAGGAGGGGTCATTCTCTATGCAAAGACTCAAACAGCAGCTTCAAGGCTTTCCAGGCAAATTGCCGAAAAAACCATCCAAAAAGAGTACCTTGCAATTGTCACAGGAACCCCAGCTGCTCCTGAAGGAGAGCTTATCGACAATCTGAAAAAGCTTAGGACAGTAAATATGAGCAAGGTGGTCCCGCCCGAAACTCCAGGATCAAAGGAGGCAAGGCTTACGTATAGACTTATGGAGACAGTCCAAACAGAAGATTTGGGATCTCTAAGCCTATTATCCATCAAGCTTCATACAGGAAGACATCACCAGATCAGGGTCCAGCTGTCAAATGCGGGAATTCCGATCTGGGGAGACACAAAATACAACAGGATATTTATGAAAAGGAAGGGCTGGAGCAAAATCGCGCTTTGGTCAAACAAGCTTAGCTTCAAGCATCCTGATGATAATCGGCTGATTGAACTAAACTCAATTCCTCCTTATGAGGAGCCATGGAGCATTTTCAATTCCCTTGGTGACAGGGAGGTGTGCCTTTGA
- a CDS encoding glycine betaine ABC transporter substrate-binding protein, protein MKKLSIITIMIISAAMLLSSCAPETSTEVLNKDDPIIVGSFVDTEGGILGNMILLTLEKNGYAVTDKVQFGTPDVHRNALIAGELQVGIDYTGNGQFYSEGIAEEVWNDAEEGYEAIASYDKENNGLIWLKPAKANNTEAIAMTKSFAEENGIEDMYDFADYVNSEGVIKFITSQLFAEKYSGLLGMEEAYGFKLKPEQVIMLPHGNTAETISALANGTDDVNAALVYGTDGSLAELELVVIEDPLSIPPVYEPSAIIRSDVLDKYPEIGPIIEDVFETLDLETLQLLNKKVIVDGLSPREVAEEHLINEGILE, encoded by the coding sequence ATGAAAAAGCTTTCAATAATAACCATAATGATAATAAGTGCAGCAATGCTCCTGTCATCCTGTGCTCCTGAGACTTCCACTGAGGTACTGAACAAGGATGATCCAATCATAGTCGGTTCCTTTGTCGATACCGAGGGAGGGATATTAGGCAATATGATCCTCCTTACACTTGAAAAAAATGGATATGCTGTGACTGACAAGGTACAGTTCGGCACGCCTGACGTTCATAGAAATGCATTGATAGCTGGCGAGCTCCAGGTAGGGATCGATTATACCGGGAATGGACAGTTCTATTCAGAGGGAATAGCTGAAGAGGTATGGAATGATGCAGAGGAAGGCTACGAGGCCATAGCTTCCTATGACAAGGAAAACAACGGACTTATTTGGCTCAAGCCGGCAAAAGCAAATAATACTGAGGCTATCGCAATGACGAAAAGCTTTGCTGAAGAAAACGGGATTGAGGATATGTATGATTTTGCTGATTATGTAAACAGCGAAGGGGTCATTAAGTTCATCACAAGTCAACTTTTTGCCGAGAAATATTCAGGGCTTTTGGGAATGGAGGAGGCCTATGGATTTAAACTAAAACCAGAGCAGGTAATAATGCTTCCTCATGGCAATACAGCTGAAACAATCAGTGCTCTTGCAAATGGCACTGATGACGTCAACGCAGCGCTCGTATATGGAACTGATGGTTCTCTCGCAGAGCTTGAACTGGTCGTGATCGAGGATCCGCTTTCAATCCCTCCGGTTTATGAGCCCTCCGCAATAATCAGGTCTGACGTGCTGGATAAATACCCCGAGATAGGGCCTATTATCGAGGATGTATTTGAGACTCTGGATCTTGAGACCCTGCAGCTGTTGAACAAGAAGGTAATAGTTGACGGGCTTTCTCCCAGGGAGGTTGCAGAGGAACACCTTATAAATGAGGGTATATTGGAATAG